The following proteins are co-located in the Penaeus vannamei isolate JL-2024 chromosome 34, ASM4276789v1, whole genome shotgun sequence genome:
- the LOC113830278 gene encoding aspartate beta-hydroxylase domain-containing protein 2: protein MGIRECCSAFLGGLPDPALPLMPSMALGMIFAALILVIFYKKENKVPLKTAVLEILRKVFYLFPTPDHSESQSCRNSSCVRCSKYKELEQQIAEKWRALDTKTQESISLRLRNAVQTVVRRLVPSSEKLGKDRTRTSEREKSLRSVFQKPTIFPMDLAANPYWNEFDVYGMELRLLKLNFSIILKEFESVFEALKGGDNWGWKLNDIPRGHWCIFPFIDQGVVSESNCKRCPNTSTMIGSLPSVMKDCVFGNACFSVLYPDSHIEPHYGPTNLRLRCHLGLKIPSDCWLEVNGTQHNWKSEETVVFDDSFEHSATFSEQSSAAQASPRAVLIIDFWHPDITKDEKKILLDLLSP from the exons ATGGGGATACGAGAATGTTGTTCCGCCTTCTTAGGTGGACTTCCCGATCCCGCCCTGCCCCTTATGCCCTCAATGGCTTTAGGCATGATATTTGCTGCTCTAATTCTTGTTATCTTCtacaaaaaggagaataaagtgCCTTTGAAAACTGCCGTCTTAGAGATCCTGAGGAAAGTGTTCTACCTCTTTCCGACTCCAGACCACTCAGAGTCACAGTCATGCAGGAACTCCAGCTGTGTCCGTTGCTCTAAATACAAGGAGCTGGAGCAACAAATTGCAGAGAAATGGAGAGCATTAGATACAAAGACTCAGGAGTCCATCTCACTTAGATTGCGTAATGCTGTGCAGACAGTGGTGAGGAGGTTGGTTCCATCTTCAGAAAAATTAGGTAAAGACAGAACAAGAAcctcggagagagagaaatcacttcGATCAGTCTTCCAGAAGCCCACTATATTCCCCATGGATTTAGCAGCCAACCCTTACTGGAACGAGTTCGATGTCTACGGGATGGAACTCAGACTCCTGAAGCTCAATTTTAGCATCATATTGAAGGAATTTGAGTCTGTCTTTGAGGCTCTGAAGGGTGGTGACAACTGGGGCTGGAAACTGAATGATATCCCTCGTGGTCATTGGTGCATCTTCCCCTTCATTGACCAAGGTGTTGTCAGTGAGTCAAATTGCAAGAGATGCCCCAACACATCAACTATGATCGGGTCATTGCCATCAGTCATGAAGGACTGTGTTTTTGGCAATGCCTGCTTCTCAGTGCTGTATCCTGACTCACACATTGAGCCTCACTATGGCCCCACCAATCTAAGATTGAGGTGCCATTTAG GACTTAAAATCCCCAGTGACTGCTGGCTTGAGGTGAATGGTACACAGCATAATTGGAAGTCAGAGGAGACTGTAGTCTTTGATGACTCCTTTGAACACTCTGCTACATTCAGTGAGCAATCAAGTGCAGCCCAAGCATCTCCAAGAGCAGTGCTGATTATCGATTTCTGGCATCCAGATATtacaaaagatgaaaagaaaatcctATTGGATTTGTTAAGTCCTTAG